AGGCGCCGACCACTCTGCTGGCGCAAGTTGACAGCAGCATCGGCGGCAAGGTCGGCGTTGATCACGTGTCCGGAAAGAATCTCATTGGCTCGTTTCATCAACCGCTATTGGTCTGCACCGATCCCGCACTGTTGAGTACGCTCTCAGCAAGAGATTACCGGAATGGTCTTTCGGAAGTGATCAAGTACGGCGTCATAGCGGATGAAGGACTGTTTTCGCTGCTCGAAAGGCATATCGGCGTTCTGTGCGAACGAGGAGACGGTGTACTGACAGATATCATCAAGCGATGTTGCCAGATAAAGGCAAGAATCATTCAGCAGGATGTGCGCGAGATAACCGGCCTGCGGTCGATACTGAATTATGGACATACCATAGGTCATGCAGTAGAATCAGTTACAGGCTATACACGGTACAGCCATGGAGAGGCTGTCTCGATAGGAATGGTGGCCGCCGCCAGGATCGCGGGTATCCTCAATCTTGTTCCCCAGGGTGTGGAGCAGAGGCAGGAACATCTGCTCGAATCAGTTGGGTTGCCGGTGAAGGCCGAGGGTGTGGCGATGGACCGCGTGGTCGATGCGATGCAACTGGACAAGAAGGCATCCGGTGGAAAACTGAAATTTGTTGTCCCCATATCGATCGGGCGGGGCGTGATCAGGGAAAATGTTCCCGCCGAGGTGGTAGAGCGGGCCCTGGCCGAGATTGGGGCGAAATAGCACAATGGACGGGGTCGAAAAAAAACCCACATTTGACGACGGGCTTACCGCCCAAATGAAGGGAGACCTTCAGAGCGCGATCTCCATTTTTGCAAAAGTGATCGAGGAACATCCGGCGCATGCGGCAGCACATCACCAGATGGGGCGCTGTCACATGAAGCGCGGCGATTTCAGCAAGGCCGTCCAGAGTCTCGAAACGACCGTCAGAATCGGTCCCGATCGGGTGGCAGCCCGGCTGGATCTTGGCATGCTCTATTTGACAGCCGGAGTGATATCCAAGGCAAAAGCGCAGTTCCTGAAGGCTCTTTCGATTTCCGCATCGAATGTGAAAGCTATGGCCGGCCTCGGGATCGTCCATTACCATGAGCGCGATTATGGCAAAGCGATCGCTCAATTTCAGGAAGCATGCGCGCTGAATCCGACGAACTTCTCCGCGCATTTCTACCTTGCAAAGATACACAAGTTGCTGGAGAACACTTCAGGCGCAATGGAGGAGGCGCTCAAGGCGGCGTCCATATGCCACGGGCTGATTCGGGCACGGCCGGAACAGCCGGAAGGCTATTATTTTCTCGCCGAGACATTCATCCTGCAGGACGATTATAAGCCAGCTCTCCAGAATTATCTGATTGCGCGCGATTTCTCGCCCAAAGAGGCAACCGATTTTTTCGCCTTTGGCTTACATTACAGCACGGTTGACAATTATCTCGGCATTGCCCGCTGCTATAAGAAGCTCGGAGAGAGTTCCTATGCTCGCTACTTCGCACAATTGGTTCTGAAACTGGACGCGACAAACGAGGAAGCGAAGGCGTTTTTGAACGGCGAATAAACGGGTATTGACGGGGCCACGATGGCAGACAGCAACGTACGCATCGTTCGCGAATTTCTCGAGGCGCTTGGTTTCAGCGTATTGACGAATCGCAAATTTCAACTTCAGAAGGCGGACCCGCCCGGACGCTACAGCATTGACGTTGTGGCGACGAATCTGCGGTATGCGGAGCCGGAGGCCCCGCTTCCCATGAAGCTGAATGCCGAGCATATGCGGTTTCTCCCGAATGTGATTGTCGACGTGAAGGGATGGCATGGACATCGATTTGTCCCTTCACTGATTACTGCGACTCCGGAATTATTTTACTTTGTCAGTGCCGGCGCACTTCAATATGCGCGCAGCGTTTTCAACGGCGCTCCTTTCAAGTCGCTTCTGGTCATCTCGGAGGCCACCGCCGTCGAGCCTCTTTGGCTAAAGGTCGAAGAGATGCTGAAAGAGGGCGGAATAGATCACGTGGTGGAGTTTACCACCATCCTCGGTTTTCTGATCTCTTATGTGGAAGTGAATGTGAACTATGTGGAGAGCGAAACGCTCCAACTGCTTCGTCTCCTTAAACGATACGACCTGGTGAAGGGTCTCCAAATGGAACTCCCCTTCAAGAGCCGGTCCTCGAATCCCGAAGGTGAGGAATGAATATGGTCCGGAAGGCGCGGATGCAGGACGTGCAGACAATTCGCAGCCTGATCAGTTATTATTCTCAGCGGGGCGACATGCTGCCCAAGGCTCTGATTGAAATATATGAGCACCTGCGCGACTTCTTTGTATATTCCGATGAAGAGCAAAATGTGCTCGGATGCTGTTCGCTTCATCTGTTCTGGGAAGACCTGGCTGAAATTCAGTCCCTGGCCGTCGGCGAACCGGATAAGCTGAAAGGGATCGGAAGCGCTCTGGTACGAGCCTGCCTTGAGGAAGCGCAATTACTGGGAATTACGAAGGTGTTTACTCTCACCAACAAGCCGGCTTTCTTCGAGAAACAAGGTTTTCAACAGGTTGAACGATCGGAGTTGCCGCACAAAATATGGTCAGCGTGCGTAAAATGCATCAAGTTCCCCGACTGTGATGAGGTCGCTCTTGTCCATACGCTGAATTCGCATTAGGCCATGTTGCCGCCTCCGGATGGCGTCTGCTATAATGAACTGATTCTTTGGTAGGATAATCTTCTGGCATCCGCGAGACCGCCAAAGTGTACAAGTTTATAATTAAAGAAAAAGGTAAAGAGCTGCGCGACGTGCCTGTTGAAAAGTCCCGCCTGAATATCGGCAGAGACACCTCTAATGACATTGCGCTGGAGGACGATTCGGTCTCCGCATGCCATTTCAGCGTTTACATCAAACGAGACAAAGTCTTACTCAAGGACGAAGACAGCCTGAACGGCACCTTCGTCGGGAATTCGCGCGACCGCGTGAAAACGGCGGAATTGAAGGCGGGCGATATTATCCGAGTCGGGCACACTCTGATCAAGCTGGTGCAGGTTCCCGACGCGCCGCCGGTCCAGGAATTTGTGCGAAGGCAACCGCCGCGGGAAGCGCATACGATTGTCGCAAGCAATATTCGCCTCATGGAGAAAGAGCTGGATTCGGTTGAGGCTCGTTTGGGAGCTTTGCGCGCGAGCGGCGCAGGAATTCCTGCGGGCGAAATCGACAGCTTATCAGATCCGTTTGTCTCCGCCAGAAACAAGCTCTCAGAGGTGGGCAAGTCATACGACCGCCTGTCCGCGCTCTACGAAGCCAGCAAGTATATTATTTCCGGATTCGACCTCGAACAGCGGCTGAACCTTGTTATGGACGCTGCGATCGATGTTCTGCAGGCCGAACGCGGATTCCTGATGTTGAAGAATGATCAATCGGATGAACTGAAAGTGGTGGTCAAGCGAAAAATCGGGGGGGAAGAGCTGGACGAGCT
This portion of the Candidatus Abyssobacteria bacterium SURF_5 genome encodes:
- a CDS encoding 3-dehydroquinate synthase; protein product: MHKIHVDLGADSYDIVVANGAIRKLAEFLRPLVAPSRILIISNSTVFGLYGDTIREALIPLGCEISADLVEDGEQYKNLATIEHLLDGMVKARLDRKSVVVALGGGVVGDMAGFAASIFMRGVPYVQAPTTLLAQVDSSIGGKVGVDHVSGKNLIGSFHQPLLVCTDPALLSTLSARDYRNGLSEVIKYGVIADEGLFSLLERHIGVLCERGDGVLTDIIKRCCQIKARIIQQDVREITGLRSILNYGHTIGHAVESVTGYTRYSHGEAVSIGMVAAARIAGILNLVPQGVEQRQEHLLESVGLPVKAEGVAMDRVVDAMQLDKKASGGKLKFVVPISIGRGVIRENVPAEVVERALAEIGAK
- a CDS encoding tetratricopeptide repeat protein is translated as MDGVEKKPTFDDGLTAQMKGDLQSAISIFAKVIEEHPAHAAAHHQMGRCHMKRGDFSKAVQSLETTVRIGPDRVAARLDLGMLYLTAGVISKAKAQFLKALSISASNVKAMAGLGIVHYHERDYGKAIAQFQEACALNPTNFSAHFYLAKIHKLLENTSGAMEEALKAASICHGLIRARPEQPEGYYFLAETFILQDDYKPALQNYLIARDFSPKEATDFFAFGLHYSTVDNYLGIARCYKKLGESSYARYFAQLVLKLDATNEEAKAFLNGE
- a CDS encoding N-acetyltransferase, which gives rise to MVRKARMQDVQTIRSLISYYSQRGDMLPKALIEIYEHLRDFFVYSDEEQNVLGCCSLHLFWEDLAEIQSLAVGEPDKLKGIGSALVRACLEEAQLLGITKVFTLTNKPAFFEKQGFQQVERSELPHKIWSACVKCIKFPDCDEVALVHTLNSH